A single region of the Nicotiana sylvestris chromosome 6, ASM39365v2, whole genome shotgun sequence genome encodes:
- the LOC138870324 gene encoding uncharacterized protein translates to MGKISLLEKVVRDSEKIILEAEKVTREAQLEVANWKGQFDSAQIAIEDMQENRSNLEQQVRALTLELAVAKASSSQAEKDKECLESSFLDHLSKADEEIKELKALLSQKEVYEKNLAQILTQTQMDLRASTDKIHALESSNASLQISFNSTLAENKELKSEIVVWERDYELLEDKMVVEVSWTFLNSRRDALTEASQENFYLESELAKVMETIEKAQQPLDFPSPAIEAPVAEAPETDVALAQIPEVEATVDQDPEGEASVTLVHLIEPVVSSQVDTVLVAAPSDVGTVTSDAPASQ, encoded by the coding sequence ATGGGCAAAATTTCTCTTTTAGAAAAGGTGGTCCGTGACTCTGAGAAAATAATTCTTGAGGCCGAGAAAGTGACTCGTGAAGCTCAACTAGAAGTGGCTAACTGGAAAGGGCAATTTGATAGTGCACAAATTGccattgaagatatgcaagagAATAGGAGTAACCTGGAGCAGCAGGTGCGTGCATTGACTTTGGAATTGGCAGtggccaaggcttcttcaagccaagcAGAGAAGGACAAAGAATGCCTTGAGTCTTCTTTCTTAGATCATCTATCTAAGGCAGATGAGGAGATTAAAGAGTTGAAAGCACTTCTGAGTCAAAAGGAGGTTTATGAAAAGAATCTTGCACAGATCTTGACTCAAACTCAAATGGACTTGAGGGCCTCTACTGATAAAATCCATGCTTTGGAAAGTTCCAATGCCTCTCTTCAAATCTCCTTCAATTCCACCCTGGCTGAAAATAAAGAACTCAAAAGTGAAATTGTTGTTTGGGAAAGAGACTACGAGCTTCTCGAGGATAAAATGGTTGTTGAGGTAAGTTGGACTTTTCTGAACTCTCGTCGTGATGCCTTAACCGAGGCTAGCCAAGAGAACTTTTATTTAGAGTCAGAATTGGCTAAAGTCATGGAGACTATTGAGAAGGCTCAACAACCACTGGACTTTCCATCTCCCGCAATTGAGGCTCCCGTGGCTGAAGCTCCCGAAACTGATGTAGCCTTGGCTCAAATTCCTGAAGTTGAAGCTACCGTGGATCAAGATCCCGAAGGTGAAGCTTCCGTGACTCTTGTTCACCTCATCGAGCCTGTTGTTTCAAGTCAAGTTGACACTGTTCTTGTGGCTGCTCCTTCTGATGTTGGCACCGTTACTTCTGATGCTCCTGCCTCCCAGTGA
- the LOC104223385 gene encoding uncharacterized protein yields the protein MVTSWILNSLSKDLADSLQYVNDAKELWQELEDRYDQTNGAKLYQLQKEINDLSQGTLDITGYYTKMKRLLEELNTLNAHTQCNCQCTYGAKANMHKAEQDRRMIQFLMGLNEVYTVVRGSILMMNPLPNIAQAFSILIQKEKQREFRPNNKLVMESTSLNANGPGNAKFRTNYNQRGGNVGANSHNSNKSSYPPPRGRMFCDYCKNPGHTRDNCYRIHEFPQDFKFTKGRNVASAANVHVDSEEMEEGNQSQGLQSLTKEQYNQLLSLLEKFPWRNT from the coding sequence ATGGTTACATCGTGGATTTTGAACTCACTCTCGAAGGATCTAGCTGACAGCTTGCAATATGTCAATGATGCTAAGGAATTGTGGCAGGAACTGGAGGATAGGTATGATCAGACTAATGGAGCGAAGCTGTATCAACTGCAGAAAGAAATTAATGATCTTAGTCAAGGGACTTTGGATATCACAGGGTACTACACAAAAATGAAACGACTTTTGGAAGAATTGAACACCTTGAATGCACATACACAGTGCAATTGTCAATGCACTTATGGTGCAAAAGCGAATATGCATAAGGCTGAGCAGGATCGTAGGATGATTCAGTTCCTGATGGGCCTGAATGAGGTTTATACAGTTGTGAGAGGTAGTATATTGATGATGAATCCATTACCAAACATAGCTCAGGCTTTCTCTATCCTGATCCAGAAGGAAAAACAGAGAGAGTTTAGGCCGAACAACAAATTAGTTATGGAATCAACTTCATTAAATGCAAATGGACCTGGAAATGCCAAGTTCAGAACAAACTACAATCAGAGGGGAGGCAATGTTGGGGCAAACTCACACAATTCTAACAAATCAAGTTACCCACCTCCTAGGGGTCGGATGTTCTGCGACTATTGCAAAAATCCAGGACACACCAGGGACAATTGCTATAGAATTCATGAATTTCCACAAGACTTCAAATTCACAAAGGGGAGAAATGTCGCATCTGCTGCAAATGTTCATGTAGATTCTGAGGAAATGGAAGAAGGAAATCAAAGCCAGGGACTTCAGAGCTTGACAAAGGAGCAGTATAATCAATTGCTTAGCCTACTGGAGAAATTTCCTTGGAGAAACACATGA